The Amycolatopsis mongoliensis genome includes a window with the following:
- a CDS encoding NAD(P)H-binding protein encodes MIFVLGATGKIGRALVPALLDTGAAVRALTRDPAKARIDSRAEVVQADLDTADLPALLDGADRVFVLTQGHSADREAAIARAAARAGATHLVKLSTTGVHFGQTDPITRAHAEAEQAIREAGPVWTILRPGAFMDNRFAWVGSIRDGNAVYVPEGDPASALVHVRDIAAVATLALTTSDHEGATYELTGGEALTTEQQVATLAGALGRPVKYVEEPESAARERMTRMYGWPVEAVDGFFALKRESAEHEHVVFDTVERLLGRPPLTFADWAGENAAAFPYHYRG; translated from the coding sequence ATGATCTTCGTCCTCGGCGCCACCGGCAAGATCGGCCGCGCCCTCGTCCCCGCCCTGCTCGACACCGGCGCTGCCGTCCGCGCCCTGACCCGCGACCCGGCCAAGGCCCGCATCGACTCGCGCGCCGAAGTCGTCCAAGCCGATCTCGACACCGCGGACCTGCCCGCGCTCCTCGACGGCGCGGACCGCGTGTTCGTGCTGACGCAGGGCCACAGCGCCGACCGCGAAGCGGCGATCGCACGGGCCGCTGCCCGAGCGGGCGCCACCCACCTCGTCAAGCTGTCCACCACCGGCGTCCACTTCGGACAGACGGATCCGATCACCCGCGCCCACGCCGAAGCCGAGCAGGCGATCCGCGAAGCCGGGCCGGTGTGGACGATCCTGCGGCCCGGCGCGTTCATGGACAACCGGTTCGCCTGGGTGGGCTCGATCCGCGACGGCAACGCCGTGTACGTGCCCGAAGGCGATCCGGCGTCCGCGCTCGTCCACGTCCGGGACATCGCCGCGGTCGCGACGCTCGCCCTCACGACGTCCGATCACGAAGGCGCGACCTACGAACTCACCGGCGGGGAAGCGCTCACGACCGAACAGCAGGTCGCGACCCTCGCCGGCGCCCTCGGCCGTCCGGTGAAGTACGTCGAAGAGCCCGAAAGCGCCGCGCGCGAACGCATGACGCGGATGTACGGCTGGCCCGTCGAAGCCGTCGACGGCTTCTTCGCGCTGAAGCGGGAGTCCGCCGAACACGAACACGTCGTCTTCGACACCGTCGAACGTCTCCTCGGCCGGCCGCCGCTGACGTTCGCCGATTGGGCGGGTGAGAATGCGGCCGCATTCCCCTACCATTACCGGGGGTGA
- a CDS encoding response regulator has protein sequence MAKSLRVLVVDDHPLFRFGVCTLLDAEPGIEIVGEAASGAAAVDAAGALLPDVVVMDLHLPDLSGIEATRHIAAVSPDTGVLMLTMADESESVFAAMRAGARGYLLKDAEPDEIIRAVQAVARREAIFGPDIANRVLGFFNQPPPASEPVFPELTVREREVLSLIAAGHSNGVIANTLCLSPKTVRNHISNVFAKLHVADRAEAIVRARDAGLGRS, from the coding sequence ATGGCCAAGAGCCTGCGCGTCCTCGTCGTGGACGACCACCCGCTGTTCCGGTTCGGCGTGTGCACGCTGCTGGACGCCGAGCCGGGCATCGAGATCGTCGGCGAGGCCGCCAGCGGTGCCGCCGCCGTCGACGCCGCGGGCGCGCTGCTCCCGGACGTCGTGGTCATGGACCTGCACCTGCCCGACCTGTCCGGGATCGAGGCGACCCGGCACATCGCGGCCGTGAGCCCGGACACCGGCGTGCTGATGCTGACGATGGCCGACGAGAGCGAGTCGGTCTTCGCGGCGATGCGCGCCGGTGCCCGTGGCTACCTGCTCAAGGACGCCGAGCCGGACGAGATCATCCGCGCCGTCCAGGCGGTCGCGCGGCGGGAGGCCATCTTCGGCCCCGACATCGCGAACCGCGTGCTCGGCTTCTTCAACCAGCCGCCGCCCGCGAGCGAGCCGGTGTTCCCGGAACTGACCGTGCGCGAGCGCGAGGTCCTGTCGCTGATCGCGGCCGGGCACAGCAACGGCGTCATCGCGAACACCCTGTGCCTCAGCCCGAAGACCGTGCGCAACCACATCTCGAACGTCTTCGCCAAGCTCCACGTCGCCGACCGAGCGGAAGCGATCGTGCGGGCCCGGGACGCGGGCCTCGGCCGGTCCTGA
- the hisN gene encoding histidinol-phosphatase, protein MTVPGYGDDLALATRLADAADAITTARFRALDLAVERKPDRTPVTDADTAVEDAIRALLASERPGDAVLGEERGGSAATGRAWVLDPIDGTKNFLRGVPVWATLIALVEDGDPVVGMISAPLLGRRWWAATGSGAFSSDSAGTRQLSVSGVSSLSDAYLSTTDLNSWIEYHSREKYLDLVDACWETRAFGDFWHHVLVAEGALDVAAECIVNPWDVAAAQVIVTEAGGRFSDLDGVARYDNGSALSTNGRLHDEALRILKR, encoded by the coding sequence GTGACCGTGCCTGGCTACGGAGATGATCTGGCCCTCGCCACCCGGCTGGCTGACGCCGCCGACGCGATCACGACGGCGCGGTTCCGCGCCCTGGACCTGGCGGTGGAGCGCAAGCCCGACCGCACCCCGGTGACCGACGCGGACACCGCGGTGGAGGACGCGATCCGCGCCCTGCTGGCTTCCGAGCGACCCGGCGACGCGGTGCTCGGCGAGGAGCGCGGCGGGTCCGCGGCGACCGGCCGGGCGTGGGTGCTCGACCCGATCGACGGCACCAAGAACTTCCTCCGGGGTGTACCCGTCTGGGCGACCCTGATCGCGCTCGTCGAAGACGGCGACCCGGTCGTCGGCATGATCAGCGCGCCGCTGCTGGGCCGCCGCTGGTGGGCGGCCACGGGTTCGGGCGCCTTCTCCAGCGACTCGGCCGGCACGCGGCAGCTGTCGGTTTCCGGCGTCTCGTCCCTTTCGGACGCTTATCTGTCCACGACGGACTTGAACTCGTGGATCGAGTACCACTCGCGCGAGAAGTACCTGGACCTCGTGGACGCGTGCTGGGAGACCCGGGCGTTCGGCGACTTCTGGCACCACGTGCTGGTGGCGGAGGGCGCGCTGGACGTGGCGGCGGAGTGCATCGTCAACCCGTGGGACGTCGCGGCGGCGCAGGTGATCGTCACCGAGGCCGGCGGGCGGTTCAGCGACCTCGACGGTGTGGCGAGGTACGACAACGGGAGCGCGCTGTCGACGAACGGCCGCCTGCACGACGAGGCGCTGCGGATCCTCAAGCGGTAA
- a CDS encoding ATP-binding protein: MRRRILLAILLAVAVTAAVLGIPLGIVASWQIESSYRETLAENARAAAAILDTEIANGQEIDLDQVRAAVPANGILTVQVPNQQEKRYGNDPGPDTVAETADLARDGKVAIAVPAGPMHERQTTVTLVVVLLVLLSIGTGAVVAIATARRLAKPLRHVAERASRLGGGDFRPDPSRYGVGELDMVAEALDASGTALAQLVQRERQLVGDVSHQLRSRLTALQLRLEPLTVHPDEEVADESKAAQEQADRLAEALDELLAAARAAREVGAEPVDLPTQLPEMAQEWRELLRSEGRNLRMRVADGLMARATPGRLREVVGVLLDNALRHGSGTVTVAARRGDAEGTVVIEVSDTGPGVPDELAPHIFERGFSGGGSTGVGLALARALVEADGGRLELSNRRPAVFSLFLKVPRPSDVPEVRWPAERVPR; encoded by the coding sequence GTGCGCCGTCGCATCCTGCTGGCCATCCTGCTGGCCGTCGCGGTCACCGCGGCGGTCCTCGGCATCCCGCTGGGCATCGTGGCGAGCTGGCAGATCGAGTCGAGCTACCGCGAGACGCTCGCCGAGAACGCCCGCGCGGCCGCGGCGATCCTCGACACCGAGATCGCCAACGGCCAGGAGATCGACCTCGACCAGGTGCGCGCGGCGGTCCCGGCGAACGGGATCCTCACCGTGCAGGTCCCCAACCAGCAGGAAAAGCGCTACGGCAACGACCCCGGGCCCGACACGGTCGCCGAGACGGCCGACCTGGCTCGCGACGGCAAGGTCGCGATCGCCGTCCCGGCGGGCCCGATGCACGAGCGGCAGACGACGGTGACGCTGGTCGTCGTGCTGCTCGTGCTGCTGTCGATCGGCACCGGCGCGGTGGTGGCGATCGCCACGGCGCGGCGGCTGGCGAAGCCACTGCGGCACGTCGCCGAGCGCGCGTCCCGCCTGGGCGGCGGCGACTTCCGGCCCGACCCGAGCCGCTACGGCGTCGGCGAGCTCGACATGGTCGCCGAGGCGCTGGACGCGTCCGGCACCGCGCTCGCCCAGCTCGTGCAGCGGGAGCGCCAGCTCGTCGGCGACGTCTCGCACCAGCTGCGCAGCCGGCTGACGGCGTTGCAGCTGCGGCTGGAGCCGCTCACCGTGCACCCGGACGAAGAGGTGGCCGACGAGTCGAAGGCGGCCCAGGAACAGGCCGACCGGCTCGCCGAGGCCCTCGACGAGCTGCTGGCGGCGGCCCGGGCGGCCCGTGAGGTCGGCGCGGAACCGGTCGACCTGCCGACGCAGCTGCCGGAAATGGCCCAGGAGTGGCGCGAACTGCTCCGCTCGGAGGGACGCAATCTGCGGATGCGGGTGGCCGACGGCCTGATGGCGCGCGCGACCCCGGGTCGGCTGCGCGAGGTGGTCGGGGTGCTGCTGGACAACGCCCTGCGGCACGGCTCGGGCACGGTCACGGTGGCCGCCCGCCGCGGCGACGCCGAGGGCACGGTGGTGATCGAGGTAAGCGACACGGGGCCGGGCGTGCCGGACGAGCTGGCCCCGCACATCTTCGAGCGGGGCTTCTCCGGCGGCGGCTCCACCGGCGTCGGGCTGGCACTGGCGCGGGCACTGGTGGAGGCCGACGGCGGACGCCTGGAGCTGTCGAACCGGCGGCCGGCGGTGTTCAGTCTCTTCCTGAAGGTGCCGCGGCCGAGCGATGTTCCCGAAGTGCGCTGGCCGGCCGAGCGCGTCCCGCGTTAG
- a CDS encoding response regulator transcription factor encodes MVLLAEDDPAIAEPLSRALEREGYEIHVVTDGPSVLDATAAQKVDLLVLDLGLPGMDGLEVCRRLRANGTELPVLMLTARTDEVDFVVGLDAGADDYVAKPFRLAELLARIRALLRRRVPEVLEAGGVRMDLGARLVTVDLHEVQLANKEFELLRVLMSRAGQVVSRDEILAEVWNDLESKTSKTLDMHMSWLRRKLAIAADEAAGRTSKTHDGERRIATVRGVGFRFNAE; translated from the coding sequence ATGGTCCTACTTGCCGAAGACGATCCGGCCATCGCCGAACCGCTCTCCCGCGCCCTCGAACGTGAGGGATACGAGATCCACGTCGTCACCGACGGCCCTTCGGTGCTCGACGCCACCGCCGCCCAGAAAGTCGACCTGCTCGTGCTCGACCTCGGGCTGCCCGGCATGGACGGTCTCGAGGTCTGCCGGCGCCTCCGGGCGAACGGCACCGAGCTGCCCGTCCTGATGCTCACCGCCCGCACCGACGAGGTCGACTTCGTCGTGGGCCTGGACGCGGGCGCCGACGACTACGTCGCCAAGCCGTTCCGGCTCGCCGAGCTGCTCGCCCGGATCCGCGCGCTGCTGCGCCGCCGGGTGCCGGAGGTGCTCGAAGCCGGCGGCGTGCGGATGGACCTCGGCGCGCGGCTGGTCACCGTCGACCTGCACGAGGTGCAGCTGGCGAACAAGGAGTTCGAGCTGCTGCGCGTGCTGATGAGCCGCGCCGGGCAGGTCGTCAGCCGTGACGAGATCCTCGCCGAGGTCTGGAACGACCTCGAGTCGAAGACGTCCAAGACGCTCGACATGCACATGTCGTGGCTGCGGCGGAAGCTCGCCATCGCCGCCGACGAGGCCGCCGGCCGCACCAGCAAGACCCACGACGGCGAGCGGCGGATCGCGACCGTCCGCGGCGTCGGCTTCCGGTTCAACGCCGAATAA
- a CDS encoding response regulator transcription factor, whose translation MFESDRTPVVVRATDPILHNGVCMALRSRDEVRVVDGETGDSATVALLVADRLDETMTQLLSALHHQGFTRIVLIAGEVDDNEILNAVEHGVCAVARRADAGPEVLVRLIKAAAAGEGALPPDLLGRLLNRVSRLQRQVLQPRGVRPGGMSNRETEVLRLVAAGYSTQEIADELCYSQRTVKSILHDVTNRFQLRNRSHAVAYALREGLI comes from the coding sequence ATGTTCGAATCCGACAGGACACCGGTGGTGGTTCGCGCCACCGATCCGATCCTGCACAACGGCGTCTGCATGGCGCTGCGTTCGCGTGACGAGGTCCGGGTCGTGGACGGGGAGACGGGTGACTCGGCCACGGTCGCGCTGCTGGTCGCCGACCGGCTCGACGAGACGATGACCCAGCTGCTGTCCGCGCTGCACCACCAGGGCTTCACCCGCATCGTGCTGATCGCGGGCGAAGTCGACGACAACGAGATCCTCAACGCCGTCGAGCACGGGGTCTGCGCGGTCGCCCGCCGCGCCGACGCCGGGCCGGAGGTTCTCGTCCGGCTGATCAAGGCGGCCGCGGCCGGGGAGGGCGCGCTGCCGCCCGATCTGCTCGGCCGGCTGCTGAACCGGGTTTCCCGCCTGCAGCGCCAGGTGCTCCAGCCGCGTGGCGTGCGCCCGGGCGGGATGAGCAACCGGGAGACGGAGGTGCTCCGGCTCGTCGCAGCGGGGTATTCGACGCAGGAGATCGCCGACGAGCTGTGTTATTCGCAGCGCACGGTGAAGAGCATCCTGCACGACGTGACCAACCGGTTCCAGCTGCGCAACCGTTCGCACGCGGTGGCGTACGCGCTGCGCGAAGGGTTGATCTGA
- a CDS encoding MFS transporter: MSTIAPQRAQNPALAGLFLSVFLAMLDAQVVATALPRIAAEFGGTGAYAWVTTAYLLAGSVTAPLYGKLGDVFGRKRVLLGALALFLLGSLACGLAPSAATLVAGRVLQGAGSGGLFVSVGASLGEMFTPREGAKYFGWFSICFAVASLAGPVVGGVLTGLAGWRSIFLVNLPLGLVAVALLRTLDLPRRRREAPFDFAGVVLLGGAITGFTLLTPWSIGLGAATAVAFVFVERRAPAPVLPLRLFRDRTFTVSVLLSVLAGFAFLGSINYIAVFLQAEAGPAEGGLRLVPMTLAVSLSSVVASKVIARTGAYRWAPRLSMALGLLAVLGLTTLDEHSPLGLILPCLVVFGLAAGLNLQVLALATQNTAPHADRGAVAAGVNLARALGSSLGPVALGFAYNTGTHGVFLALLPVLALALVTAFALPHVPLHR; encoded by the coding sequence TTGAGCACAATCGCGCCTCAGCGCGCCCAAAACCCTGCCCTCGCGGGCCTGTTCCTGTCCGTCTTCCTCGCGATGCTCGACGCCCAGGTCGTCGCCACCGCACTCCCCCGGATCGCCGCCGAGTTCGGCGGGACCGGCGCCTACGCCTGGGTCACCACCGCCTACCTGCTCGCCGGAAGCGTCACCGCTCCCCTGTACGGCAAGCTCGGCGACGTCTTCGGCCGCAAACGCGTGCTCCTGGGCGCGCTCGCCCTGTTCCTGCTCGGTTCGCTCGCCTGCGGCCTGGCGCCGTCGGCCGCCACGCTCGTCGCCGGGCGCGTGCTGCAGGGCGCCGGCTCCGGAGGTCTCTTCGTCTCCGTCGGCGCTTCGCTCGGCGAGATGTTCACGCCTCGCGAAGGCGCGAAGTACTTCGGGTGGTTCTCGATCTGCTTCGCCGTCGCGTCGCTCGCCGGCCCGGTCGTCGGCGGTGTGCTCACCGGGCTGGCCGGGTGGCGGTCGATCTTCCTCGTCAACCTGCCCCTCGGCCTGGTCGCCGTCGCGCTCCTCCGGACCCTCGACCTGCCGCGACGACGACGTGAAGCGCCGTTCGACTTCGCCGGCGTCGTCCTGCTCGGCGGGGCGATCACCGGGTTCACCCTGCTCACGCCGTGGTCGATCGGCCTCGGCGCGGCGACGGCCGTCGCGTTCGTCTTCGTCGAACGACGAGCCCCGGCGCCCGTCCTGCCCCTGCGCCTGTTCCGCGACCGGACGTTCACCGTGTCCGTGCTGCTCAGCGTGCTCGCCGGGTTCGCGTTCCTCGGCTCGATCAACTACATCGCCGTCTTCCTGCAGGCCGAGGCCGGCCCGGCGGAAGGCGGGCTGCGGCTGGTCCCGATGACGCTCGCCGTGTCGCTTTCCTCGGTCGTCGCGAGCAAGGTCATCGCCCGCACCGGCGCCTACCGCTGGGCACCACGGCTCAGCATGGCGCTCGGCCTGCTCGCCGTGCTCGGCCTGACCACTCTGGACGAGCACAGCCCGCTCGGGCTGATCCTGCCCTGCCTGGTCGTCTTCGGCCTCGCGGCCGGGCTGAACCTGCAAGTCCTCGCCCTGGCCACGCAGAACACCGCACCGCACGCGGACCGCGGCGCGGTCGCCGCCGGCGTCAACCTCGCCCGCGCGCTCGGCTCGTCTCTCGGCCCGGTCGCGCTCGGCTTCGCCTACAACACCGGCACCCACGGCGTTTTCCTCGCCCTGCTGCCCGTGCTCGCGCTCGCCCTCGTGACGGCGTTCGCGCTCCCCCACGTCCCCCTCCACCGCTAG